A single genomic interval of Penaeus chinensis breed Huanghai No. 1 chromosome 23, ASM1920278v2, whole genome shotgun sequence harbors:
- the LOC125037686 gene encoding early nodulin-75-like, with product MKCPYSLLIPALYPLYIRLIPALYPPHTRPISASNPPYIRLIPALYPPHTRPISASYPPYIRLIPALYPPRTRPISASYPPYIRLIPALYPPHTHPVSASYPPYIHLIPTLYPPHTRPISALYPPYIRLIPALYPPHTHPISASYPPHIRLIPTPYPPHTLPISASYPPYIRLIPALYPPHTHPIPVSYPLYIRLIPTQYPPHTHAISASYPPYVCLIPTHSLRQHSIARHEVGMPGETRRAEDLVTV from the coding sequence atgaAATGCCCATACTCATTACTCATACCCGCCCTTTACCCGCTCTATATCCGCCTCATACCCGCCCTATATCCGCCTCATACCCGTCCTATATCCGCCTCAAACCCACCCTATATCCGCCTCATACCCGCCCTATATCCGCCTCATACCCGCCCTATATCCGCCTCATACCCGCCGTATATCCGCCTCATACCTGCCCTATATCCACCTCGTACTCGTCCTATATCCGCCTCATACCCGCCCTATATCCGCCTCATACCCGCCCTATATCCGCCTCATACACACCCTGTATCTGCCTCATACCCGCCCTATATCCACCTCATACCCACCCTATATCCGCCTCATACCCGCCCTATATCCGCCTTATACCCGCCATATATCCGCCTCATACCCGCCCTATATCCGCCTCATACCCACCCCATATCCGCCTCATACCCGCCCCATATCCGCCTCATACCCACCCCATATCCGCCTCATACCCTCCCCATATCCGCCTCATACCCGCCCTATATCCGCCTCATACCCGCCCTATATCCGCCTCATACCCACCCCATACCCGTCTCATACCCGCTCTATATCCGCCTCATACCCACGCAATATCCGCCTCATACCCACGCAATATCCGCCTCATACCCGCCCTATGTCTGCCTCATACCCACTCACAGTCTCCGCCAACACAGCATTGCGAGGCATGAAGTTGGTATGCCAGGGGAGACGCGCAGGGCAGAAGACCTGGTGACTGTgtaa